In Deinococcus proteolyticus MRP, a single genomic region encodes these proteins:
- a CDS encoding sulfurtransferase — protein MTQSDLPTPLVSAEWLQAHLHDPRLRLLDCRFDLRDALLGRMAYLESHLPGAVYADLEMNLSGPVSESGAGGRHPLPEPEALAAWLGEQGTGNDSWVVCYDAGGAQGYYAARAWWLLRWLGHTQVAVLDGGLAAWQALGGELTDAEPQNAPATFTAQVQPGYVATAEDVAALPTGTLLIDSRTPERYRGETEPVDRRAGHIPGAVNRNWLGALDESGRFRNAEAQAERLGAGDGQPTVTYCGSGVSATPNLLARELAGVPLGPDNRLYAGSWSDWVSDEGRPTTTGNTDTAE, from the coding sequence ATGACCCAATCCGATTTGCCTACCCCACTGGTCAGCGCCGAGTGGCTGCAAGCCCACCTCCACGACCCCAGGCTGCGGCTGCTGGACTGCCGCTTTGACCTGCGCGACGCCCTGCTGGGACGGATGGCCTACCTGGAGAGCCACCTGCCGGGCGCGGTGTACGCCGACCTGGAAATGAACCTGAGCGGCCCGGTCAGCGAGTCGGGCGCGGGAGGCCGCCACCCATTGCCGGAGCCGGAAGCCCTGGCAGCCTGGCTGGGCGAGCAGGGCACCGGGAACGACTCCTGGGTGGTCTGCTACGACGCGGGCGGGGCGCAGGGCTACTACGCGGCGCGGGCCTGGTGGCTGCTGCGCTGGCTGGGGCATACCCAGGTGGCGGTGCTGGACGGCGGGCTGGCGGCGTGGCAGGCCCTGGGCGGCGAACTGACCGACGCCGAGCCGCAGAACGCACCCGCCACGTTCACCGCGCAGGTGCAGCCTGGCTACGTGGCGACGGCAGAGGACGTGGCCGCGCTGCCCACCGGCACGCTGCTGATTGATTCGCGTACGCCGGAGCGCTACCGGGGCGAGACTGAGCCGGTAGACCGCCGAGCCGGGCACATTCCGGGAGCCGTGAACCGCAACTGGCTGGGGGCGCTGGATGAATCGGGACGCTTCCGAAACGCCGAGGCCCAGGCGGAGCGGCTGGGCGCAGGCGACGGGCAGCCCACCGTGACCTACTGCGGCAGCGGCGTGAGTGCTACGCCCAACCTGCTGGCCCGTGAACTGGCCGGCGTGCCGCTGGGGCCGGACAACCGCCTCTACGCCGGCAGCTGGAGCGACTGGGTCAGCGACGAGGGGCGGCCCACCACGACTGGCAACACAGACACCGCCGAATAA
- a CDS encoding M50 family metallopeptidase, translating to MNPMQAIAAALSPQGIVWTLLLLSVITALHELGHYWAARKQSVKVDSFSVGMGPVLLRRQWRGTEWRLSLLPIGGYVQIDGMAPEEAPDGTLRHPSTGFAALPPLGRIGVLLAGPLVNLLLAIGLMTATFSALGVTANDRVRVGEVIAGSPAERLGLRAGDDIVALDGQDIPEQAEIAGKAGPGYLLLGELLKEAGPHTLTVQRTGEAEQRQLAFDWTPTVNGERQLLGIRYGPGSQPVSVPQALGRSLQTTAEAVPLVVNSFAGLLGEMFSLDLKGEETDDVGGPIRITETVSRAAALNGWALVQIATLLNLSLAVFNLLPIPGLDGGRIALVLIEMLRGRPLTFQQEQSVTAAGFLFVMLLMAFVLVRDVTRFF from the coding sequence ATGAACCCCATGCAGGCCATCGCGGCGGCACTGTCGCCGCAGGGCATCGTCTGGACGCTGCTGCTGCTAAGTGTGATTACGGCCCTGCACGAGCTGGGACACTACTGGGCCGCCCGCAAGCAGAGCGTGAAGGTGGATTCGTTCAGCGTGGGCATGGGGCCGGTGCTTCTGCGCAGGCAGTGGCGCGGCACCGAGTGGCGCCTCTCGCTGCTGCCGATCGGCGGGTACGTGCAGATAGACGGCATGGCCCCGGAAGAAGCCCCCGACGGCACGCTGCGGCATCCCAGCACCGGCTTTGCGGCGCTGCCCCCACTGGGCCGCATTGGGGTGCTGCTGGCCGGGCCACTGGTCAACCTGCTGCTGGCGATCGGCCTGATGACGGCCACGTTCAGCGCCCTGGGCGTGACGGCAAACGACCGCGTCCGGGTGGGCGAGGTCATCGCAGGGTCGCCCGCTGAGCGCCTGGGCCTGCGCGCCGGCGACGATATCGTGGCGCTGGACGGTCAGGACATTCCCGAACAGGCCGAGATTGCCGGCAAGGCTGGCCCCGGTTACCTGCTGCTGGGCGAACTGCTCAAGGAGGCCGGGCCGCACACCCTGACCGTGCAGCGCACTGGCGAGGCCGAGCAGCGCCAGCTGGCCTTCGACTGGACTCCCACCGTGAACGGCGAGCGGCAGCTGCTGGGCATTCGCTATGGTCCCGGCAGTCAGCCGGTGAGCGTCCCGCAGGCACTGGGCCGCTCGCTGCAAACCACCGCCGAGGCCGTGCCGCTGGTCGTGAATTCGTTCGCGGGACTGCTGGGCGAGATGTTCAGTCTGGACCTCAAGGGCGAAGAGACAGACGACGTGGGCGGCCCCATCCGCATCACCGAGACGGTCAGCCGGGCGGCGGCGCTGAACGGCTGGGCCCTGGTGCAGATTGCCACCCTGCTGAACCTGTCGCTGGCGGTGTTCAACCTGCTGCCCATTCCGGGCCTGGACGGGGGCCGTATCGCACTGGTCCTGATCGAGATGCTGCGCGGCCGTCCGCTGACCTTTCAGCAGGAGCAGAGCGTCACCGCCGCCGGCTTCCTGTTCGTGATGCTGCTGATGGCTTTCGTGCTGGTGCGGGATGTGACGCGGTTCTTCTAG
- the dxr gene encoding 1-deoxy-D-xylulose-5-phosphate reductoisomerase: MESVKLTVLGSTGSIGTQTLEVARQRGWQVAALAGGRNLDLLETQVQEWQPAAVAVAEERYAQAKARFSQTEILPLAELAVREADVVVNAIGGLPGLSPTRAALEAGRAVALATKEAMVTAAPLIWAAAQQGGGSVVPIDSEHTGIYQCLVGERLSDVAELILTASGGPFRLGPADLSTVTPGQALNHPSWNMGQKITVDSATLLNKGLEVMECAALYGLPLSQVRVVVHPQSIMHAAVRWVDGNLSANVGPTDMRLSIAYAIEAAAAGGMTRPGEVVGARRGQGAAEHLAWPLEGRWEFHAPDLERFPALGLAYRAGEAGGLLPAALNAADEVAVPAFLAGNIGFLDIPRVIEQVLNECPREPLDWATLESVQAWATRRAQELCGGRP, from the coding sequence ATGGAAAGCGTGAAGCTCACGGTTCTCGGCAGTACAGGCAGCATCGGCACGCAGACCCTGGAGGTAGCGCGGCAGCGCGGCTGGCAGGTGGCAGCCCTGGCCGGCGGGCGCAACCTGGACCTGCTGGAAACCCAGGTGCAGGAGTGGCAGCCCGCCGCCGTGGCGGTGGCCGAGGAGAGATACGCCCAAGCCAAAGCCCGCTTCAGTCAGACCGAAATCCTGCCGCTGGCCGAGCTGGCGGTCCGTGAAGCCGACGTGGTGGTCAACGCCATCGGGGGCCTGCCGGGCCTCTCCCCCACCCGCGCCGCGCTGGAAGCGGGCCGGGCGGTCGCCCTGGCGACCAAGGAAGCGATGGTCACGGCCGCCCCGCTCATCTGGGCGGCGGCGCAGCAGGGGGGCGGTAGCGTGGTGCCGATTGACTCGGAGCACACCGGCATCTATCAGTGCCTGGTGGGCGAGCGCCTGAGCGACGTGGCCGAGCTGATTCTGACGGCGTCGGGTGGACCGTTCCGCCTCGGCCCCGCCGACCTGAGCACGGTCACCCCCGGGCAGGCGCTGAACCATCCCAGTTGGAACATGGGCCAGAAAATCACGGTGGACAGCGCCACGCTTCTGAACAAGGGCCTGGAGGTGATGGAATGCGCCGCGCTGTACGGCCTGCCGCTGTCGCAGGTGCGGGTGGTCGTTCATCCGCAGAGCATCATGCATGCGGCGGTGCGCTGGGTTGATGGCAACCTCAGCGCCAACGTGGGACCGACCGATATGCGGCTGTCTATCGCCTACGCCATAGAAGCGGCCGCAGCGGGCGGCATGACCCGCCCCGGCGAGGTGGTGGGAGCGCGGCGCGGTCAGGGCGCGGCCGAACATCTGGCCTGGCCGCTGGAAGGGCGGTGGGAGTTTCACGCGCCCGACCTGGAACGCTTCCCCGCACTGGGACTGGCCTACCGTGCCGGCGAGGCTGGCGGTCTGCTGCCCGCCGCCCTCAACGCCGCCGACGAGGTGGCCGTGCCCGCCTTTCTGGCCGGGAACATCGGCTTCTTGGACATTCCCCGCGTCATTGAACAGGTGCTAAACGAGTGCCCGCGAGAACCGCTGGACTGGGCCACGCTAGAGAGCGTGCAGGCCTGGGCCACCCGCCGGGCACAGGAGCTGTGCGGGGGCCGCCCATGA
- a CDS encoding aminoglycoside 6-adenylyltransferase, producing the protein MSETVLLRRVRAFAEADPRVRAAVLSGSRVNAAIRPDPFQDVDLTLYVRDLPSFTADHGWIDRFGERMILQIPVLMGAQDYDHASPILYLMQFMDGSRLDLGLVPLERRAEFPPESLSRVLLDKDGIFLALPEPHEGDYFPQPPSAQAFADCCNEFWWLAPYAVKGLRRGQLGYAKYHLDTLMRGELLRMLEWAFGCRTGWARNPGKFGARFAGVLPPDWLTRLDTTYAGADAGANWQALLAMTALFREAAAEVAACTGHVYPLQDDERVSAYLTRVGEEGVGQKGGL; encoded by the coding sequence ATGTCTGAAACCGTGCTACTGCGCCGCGTGCGGGCTTTTGCTGAAGCCGACCCCCGTGTCCGGGCCGCCGTGCTGAGTGGCTCGCGGGTGAATGCGGCCATTCGGCCCGACCCGTTTCAGGATGTTGACCTCACTCTGTACGTGCGCGACCTGCCGTCGTTCACTGCCGACCACGGCTGGATAGACCGCTTCGGTGAACGGATGATTCTGCAGATTCCAGTGCTGATGGGCGCACAGGACTACGATCACGCCTCGCCCATCCTCTATCTGATGCAGTTCATGGATGGCAGCCGGCTGGACCTGGGCCTGGTGCCGCTGGAGCGCCGCGCCGAGTTTCCGCCCGAAAGCCTCTCACGGGTGCTGCTGGATAAGGACGGAATCTTTCTGGCCCTGCCGGAACCGCACGAGGGAGATTATTTCCCACAGCCGCCCAGCGCCCAGGCGTTTGCCGACTGCTGCAACGAGTTCTGGTGGCTGGCTCCGTACGCGGTCAAGGGGCTGCGGCGTGGGCAGCTGGGATACGCCAAATACCACCTGGACACCCTGATGCGCGGCGAGCTGCTGCGAATGCTGGAGTGGGCGTTCGGGTGCCGCACGGGGTGGGCGCGCAATCCGGGCAAGTTCGGAGCACGCTTTGCGGGCGTGCTGCCACCGGACTGGTTGACCCGCCTGGACACGACCTATGCGGGTGCGGATGCCGGGGCCAACTGGCAGGCCCTGCTGGCCATGACTGCTCTGTTCCGTGAAGCCGCCGCAGAGGTGGCGGCCTGTACCGGCCACGTTTACCCGCTGCAGGACGATGAACGGGTAAGCGCGTATCTGACACGTGTGGGGGAGGAGGGAGTGGGGCAGAAAGGTGGGCTATGA
- the ilvD gene encoding dihydroxy-acid dehydratase encodes MDKGQPNTGPREQARASGKGDAGASGGGRKLNWNSHHVTAGDEKAPNRAMLRAVGFTDADFDKPIVGVAHAQSNITPCNNGLGELAGAITGAIQAAGGMPQVYGTITVSDGISMGTEGMKCSLVSREVIADSIEAVSRAQSHDGVIVVGGCDKNMPGAMIGLARLNIPAIFVYGGTIKPGHHGGQDLTIVSVFEAVGAYGAGKMSREDFEAIERKACPGNGSCGGMYTANTMSSAFEAMGMSLPYSSTMSAVDAEKADSAAESGRTLIRLIEQDLRPRDILTKEAFENAITVIMAVGGSTNAVLHLMAIAHAMQVELTLDDFERIRERTPVFCDLKPSGQYVAADLHAVGGIPRVMKMLLKAGLLHGDCLTVTGRTVAENLADVPDVPDAGQDVIRPFDQPLYADGHLAILRGNLAPSGSVAKISGLKSIKITGPARVFDSEEACMEAIMGDRIQPGDVLVIRYEGPRGGPGMREMLSPTSAIIGKGLGDSVGLITDGRFSGGTFGLVVGHVAPEAYVGGPIALVHEGDTIELDAEKLELNLHVDDAELQRRRSEWVQPAPNYTRGVLAKYARLVSGAERGAVTD; translated from the coding sequence ATGGATAAGGGACAGCCGAACACGGGGCCGCGTGAGCAGGCCAGAGCCTCCGGAAAGGGAGACGCCGGGGCGTCCGGAGGCGGGCGCAAGCTGAACTGGAACTCGCACCACGTCACCGCAGGCGACGAAAAAGCCCCCAACCGCGCCATGCTGCGGGCGGTAGGCTTTACCGACGCCGACTTTGACAAGCCGATCGTGGGAGTGGCGCACGCCCAGAGCAACATCACCCCGTGCAACAACGGCCTGGGCGAGCTGGCCGGCGCGATTACCGGAGCTATTCAGGCGGCGGGCGGAATGCCGCAGGTGTACGGCACCATTACCGTCAGCGACGGCATCAGCATGGGCACCGAGGGCATGAAATGTTCGCTGGTCAGCCGCGAAGTGATTGCCGATTCCATCGAGGCGGTGTCGCGGGCGCAGTCGCACGACGGCGTGATCGTGGTGGGCGGCTGCGACAAGAACATGCCTGGAGCCATGATCGGCCTGGCGCGGCTGAATATTCCGGCCATTTTCGTGTATGGCGGCACCATCAAGCCAGGGCACCACGGCGGCCAGGACCTGACCATCGTGAGCGTGTTCGAGGCGGTGGGCGCCTACGGCGCAGGCAAGATGAGCCGCGAGGATTTCGAGGCGATCGAGCGCAAAGCCTGCCCCGGCAACGGGTCGTGCGGCGGCATGTACACCGCCAACACCATGAGCAGCGCCTTTGAAGCGATGGGCATGAGCCTGCCGTACTCCAGCACCATGAGCGCCGTAGACGCCGAAAAGGCTGACTCGGCAGCGGAATCGGGCCGCACGCTGATTCGCCTGATTGAGCAGGACCTGCGCCCCCGCGACATCCTCACCAAAGAGGCGTTCGAGAACGCGATTACGGTGATTATGGCGGTGGGCGGCTCCACCAACGCCGTGCTGCACCTGATGGCGATTGCCCACGCCATGCAGGTGGAACTGACCCTGGACGACTTCGAGCGCATTCGTGAGCGCACACCGGTATTCTGCGACCTGAAACCCAGCGGGCAGTACGTGGCCGCCGACCTGCACGCCGTGGGCGGCATTCCCCGCGTGATGAAAATGCTGCTGAAGGCCGGGCTGCTGCACGGCGACTGCCTGACCGTGACCGGCCGCACGGTGGCCGAGAACCTCGCGGACGTGCCGGACGTGCCGGACGCCGGCCAGGACGTGATTCGGCCCTTTGACCAGCCGCTGTACGCGGACGGCCACCTGGCCATCTTGAGAGGTAACCTGGCCCCCAGCGGCAGCGTGGCCAAAATCAGCGGCCTGAAGAGCATCAAAATCACCGGCCCGGCCCGCGTGTTCGACTCGGAAGAAGCCTGCATGGAGGCCATCATGGGCGACCGGATTCAGCCGGGCGACGTACTGGTGATTCGCTACGAGGGCCCCAGGGGCGGCCCCGGCATGCGCGAAATGCTCTCACCCACCTCCGCTATCATCGGCAAGGGCTTGGGCGACAGCGTGGGCCTGATTACCGACGGGCGCTTTTCGGGAGGAACCTTCGGGCTGGTGGTGGGCCACGTGGCCCCCGAAGCCTACGTGGGCGGCCCCATCGCGCTGGTCCACGAGGGCGACACGATCGAGCTGGACGCCGAGAAGCTGGAACTGAACCTGCACGTAGACGACGCCGAATTGCAGCGCCGCCGCAGCGAATGGGTGCAGCCGGCTCCCAACTACACGCGGGGCGTGCTGGCCAAATACGCCCGACTGGTCAGCGGAGCCGAGCGCGGCGCAGTGACGGACTGA
- the ilvB gene encoding biosynthetic-type acetolactate synthase large subunit, with the protein MTSPPDSPQPGSPQPDFRQPGSPQPGSRQTDIRQTGAGALWASLEAHGVHTVFGYPGGAIMPVYDALTFFPQIRHILGRHEQGCIHAAEGWAKATGELGVVLATSGPGATNLVTGLADAMLDSVPLLAITGNVASFLMGTDAFQEADITGITLPVTKHNYVVRSAEELPGVIAEAIHIARSGRPGPVLVDIPKDVQLAACEYDPASLRPHPPLPPREPDAAALAAARELLAQATRPVMMVGGGALDAAAEVTALARAWNIPVITTLMGLGAFPASDPLWLGMPGMHGSVAANRAISEADVLLGIGLRFDDRVTGRVRDFAPQARIIHVDLDAAELGKIVATHCPVRAGAAQVARALSVQAPPERPPRTAWLEQLAEWKGRGHHPQDWGAAQAVRQVVARLRPDDILSSDVGQHQMLAAQLARFERPRRWLNSGGLGTMGFGFPAAIGAALAEPEVVSMVIAGDGGFQMTAQELATLKHAGIHNVKICIINNSYLGMVRQWQELFHGERYSEVELGPSNPDFLKLADAYGVPGWRAEDSAGLEAALDGWLNHPGSALLEVVVPSQHHVFPMVPAGASLAEMLETGPVRASTEVSDLPAGVEAPGDDMEAVPIMALDARSGGQA; encoded by the coding sequence ATGACTTCACCCCCTGATTCTCCGCAGCCCGGTTCCCCGCAGCCCGACTTCCGACAGCCCGGTTCCCCGCAGCCTGGCTCGCGGCAAACCGACATTCGGCAGACCGGCGCCGGTGCCCTGTGGGCCAGCCTGGAAGCCCACGGCGTGCATACCGTGTTCGGCTATCCCGGCGGCGCCATCATGCCGGTATACGACGCCCTGACGTTCTTTCCGCAGATTCGCCACATTCTGGGGCGTCACGAGCAGGGCTGTATTCATGCCGCCGAAGGTTGGGCCAAGGCCACCGGCGAGCTGGGCGTGGTCCTGGCGACCTCCGGCCCCGGCGCCACCAACCTGGTCACCGGCCTGGCCGACGCCATGCTGGACAGCGTGCCGCTGCTGGCGATCACCGGCAACGTCGCCAGCTTCCTCATGGGCACCGACGCCTTTCAGGAAGCCGATATCACCGGCATTACCCTGCCGGTCACCAAGCACAACTATGTGGTCCGCAGCGCCGAGGAGCTGCCCGGCGTGATTGCAGAGGCCATTCATATCGCCCGCAGTGGGCGGCCCGGCCCGGTGCTGGTGGACATTCCCAAGGATGTGCAGCTGGCCGCCTGCGAGTACGACCCGGCCAGCCTGCGCCCGCACCCGCCGCTGCCCCCGCGTGAGCCGGACGCCGCAGCGCTGGCAGCGGCCCGCGAGTTGCTGGCCCAGGCCACGCGCCCGGTGATGATGGTGGGCGGCGGCGCCCTGGACGCAGCTGCCGAGGTCACGGCGCTGGCCCGCGCCTGGAACATTCCGGTGATTACCACCCTGATGGGCCTGGGCGCCTTCCCGGCCTCCGACCCCCTGTGGCTGGGTATGCCGGGCATGCACGGCAGCGTGGCTGCCAACCGCGCCATCAGTGAAGCGGACGTGCTGCTGGGCATCGGCCTGCGTTTCGACGACCGCGTGACTGGGCGGGTGCGCGACTTCGCCCCGCAGGCCCGCATCATCCACGTGGACTTGGACGCCGCCGAACTGGGCAAGATTGTCGCCACCCACTGCCCGGTTCGGGCCGGCGCCGCGCAGGTGGCCCGCGCCCTGAGCGTGCAGGCTCCCCCGGAGCGCCCGCCGCGCACCGCCTGGCTGGAGCAGCTGGCCGAGTGGAAGGGCCGGGGCCACCACCCGCAGGACTGGGGCGCCGCGCAGGCGGTGCGCCAGGTGGTGGCCCGGCTGCGCCCAGATGACATTCTCAGCTCGGACGTGGGGCAACACCAGATGTTGGCCGCGCAGCTCGCCCGCTTCGAGCGCCCGCGCCGCTGGCTGAACTCCGGCGGCCTGGGCACCATGGGCTTCGGCTTTCCGGCGGCCATCGGGGCGGCGCTGGCCGAGCCGGAGGTGGTCAGCATGGTCATCGCCGGGGACGGCGGCTTTCAGATGACCGCGCAGGAGCTGGCGACCCTGAAGCACGCCGGCATCCACAACGTCAAAATCTGCATCATCAACAACTCCTATCTGGGCATGGTGCGCCAGTGGCAGGAGCTGTTTCACGGCGAGCGGTACTCGGAAGTGGAACTCGGGCCGTCCAATCCCGACTTTCTCAAGCTGGCGGACGCCTACGGGGTGCCGGGGTGGCGGGCCGAGGACAGCGCCGGCCTGGAAGCGGCGCTGGACGGCTGGCTGAACCACCCCGGTTCCGCGCTGCTGGAAGTGGTGGTGCCAAGTCAGCACCATGTCTTTCCGATGGTGCCGGCCGGCGCTTCGCTGGCGGAGATGCTGGAAACCGGTCCAGTGCGGGCGTCCACAGAGGTGTCGGACCTCCCCGCTGGCGTGGAAGCCCCCGGCGACGACATGGAGGCCGTGCCCATCATGGCGCTGGACGCCCGGAGCGGAGGTCAGGCATGA
- the ilvN gene encoding acetolactate synthase small subunit, translating to MSGEHLVSALVRDEPRVLTRITALFGRRGYNIKSLSVGATETPGVSRMTFVVGGERGVVEQAMRQLEKLHDVLQIIDHSREKYVDRELVLLKVRVDKDTRLEVRQMAEDFRARIVDAGRQALMFEVTGDEGKITAFIEQMRPFGILETMRTGRAALIRGSNADIASHVYGGESQALAALASGLRPVPQPREAASRDGGEQ from the coding sequence ATGAGCGGCGAACATCTCGTTTCGGCCCTGGTGCGCGACGAACCGCGTGTGCTGACCCGCATCACTGCGCTGTTCGGGCGGCGTGGCTACAACATCAAGAGCCTCAGCGTGGGCGCCACCGAAACGCCCGGCGTCTCGCGGATGACTTTCGTGGTGGGCGGCGAGCGCGGCGTGGTGGAGCAGGCCATGCGCCAGCTGGAAAAGTTGCACGACGTGCTGCAAATCATTGACCACAGCCGGGAAAAGTATGTGGACCGCGAACTGGTGCTGCTCAAGGTGCGGGTGGACAAGGACACCCGGCTGGAGGTGCGCCAGATGGCCGAGGATTTCCGCGCCCGCATCGTGGACGCCGGGCGCCAGGCGCTGATGTTCGAGGTGACCGGCGACGAGGGCAAAATCACGGCCTTTATCGAGCAGATGCGGCCTTTCGGCATCCTGGAAACCATGCGCACCGGCCGGGCGGCCCTGATTCGCGGCTCCAACGCCGATATTGCCAGCCACGTGTATGGCGGCGAGTCTCAGGCATTGGCGGCGCTGGCTTCAGGCCTGCGCCCGGTGCCGCAGCCCCGCGAGGCTGCGAGCCGGGACGGAGGTGAGCAGTAG
- the ilvC gene encoding ketol-acid reductoisomerase: MTAKMYYDADVSMQPLADKVVAVIGYGSQAHAHAQNMHDSGVNVIIGLREGSGSRAKAEQAGLQVMSIPEATQAADVVALLIPDEEQPKVYAEQMAPHLTAGKTLLFGHGFNVHFGRITPPAEVDVMLVAPKGPGHMLRRVYKEGAGMPGIFAVGQDASGHARDTALAYARAIGCTRAGVLETTFKEETETDLFGEQAVLCGGVTQLIQSGFETLVEAGYQPEIAYFETLHEVKLIVDLIYEKGFEGMRHSISNTAEFGDYVTGPRIVNARTKEEMKQVLADIQSGAFADRFTADYQGGFSHMNEQRGKMRGHQLETVGKELRRKMPFINQEELEV, translated from the coding sequence ATGACCGCAAAAATGTACTACGACGCCGACGTTTCCATGCAGCCCCTGGCAGATAAGGTTGTGGCCGTTATCGGCTACGGCTCGCAGGCCCATGCCCACGCCCAGAACATGCATGACAGCGGTGTGAACGTGATCATCGGCTTGCGTGAGGGTTCGGGCAGCCGCGCCAAGGCGGAGCAGGCCGGCCTGCAGGTCATGTCCATCCCGGAAGCCACGCAGGCGGCCGACGTGGTTGCCCTGCTGATTCCCGACGAAGAGCAGCCCAAAGTGTACGCAGAGCAGATGGCCCCGCACCTCACAGCCGGCAAAACGCTGCTGTTTGGGCACGGTTTCAATGTCCACTTTGGCCGGATCACCCCGCCTGCCGAGGTGGACGTGATGCTGGTGGCTCCCAAAGGCCCCGGCCACATGCTGCGCCGCGTGTACAAGGAAGGCGCCGGTATGCCCGGTATCTTCGCCGTGGGCCAAGACGCCTCGGGCCACGCCCGCGACACGGCCCTGGCCTACGCCCGCGCCATCGGCTGTACCCGCGCCGGCGTGCTGGAAACCACCTTCAAGGAAGAAACCGAAACCGACCTGTTCGGTGAGCAGGCGGTGCTGTGCGGCGGGGTGACCCAGCTGATCCAGAGCGGATTTGAAACATTGGTGGAGGCCGGCTACCAGCCCGAAATCGCCTATTTCGAGACGCTGCACGAGGTCAAGCTGATTGTGGACCTGATTTACGAAAAGGGCTTCGAGGGCATGCGCCACTCCATTTCCAACACCGCTGAGTTCGGTGACTACGTGACCGGCCCCCGCATCGTGAACGCCCGCACCAAAGAGGAAATGAAGCAGGTTCTGGCCGACATTCAGAGCGGAGCATTCGCGGACCGCTTCACGGCTGACTATCAGGGCGGCTTCAGCCACATGAACGAGCAGCGCGGCAAAATGCGGGGGCATCAGCTGGAAACGGTGGGCAAGGAACTGCGCCGCAAGATGCCGTTTATCAACCAAGAAGAGCTGGAAGTCTGA